The Halosimplex litoreum genome has a window encoding:
- the guaA gene encoding glutamine-hydrolyzing GMP synthase — MVDVDSFIDEKLTEIAEEIGDANAVIGLSGGVDSSTAAALAYEAIGDQLTAVYVDTGLMRKGETDQIRETFDYMDSLRIVEAQDRFVEALEGETDPEEKRHIIGEQFIREFEEVAREVDADYLVQGTIYPDRIESEGTIKSHHNVGGLPERIDFDGIVEPMRDLYKDEVREVARELDLEEIISERMPFPGPGLAVRIIGEVTEEKLEVAREANHVVEEELKDHDPWQALAAVLGKATGVKGDNRVHGWVVAVRSVESRDGMTARAQDVDWDTLQRIQSRITGENDNVARVLYDVTHKPPATIEYE, encoded by the coding sequence ATGGTCGACGTCGACTCGTTCATCGACGAGAAGCTGACGGAGATCGCGGAGGAGATCGGCGACGCTAACGCCGTCATCGGCCTCTCGGGCGGCGTCGACTCCTCGACGGCCGCCGCGCTGGCCTACGAGGCCATCGGCGACCAGCTCACCGCCGTCTACGTCGACACCGGCCTCATGCGCAAGGGCGAGACCGACCAGATCCGCGAGACCTTCGACTACATGGACTCGCTGCGTATCGTCGAGGCCCAGGACCGGTTCGTCGAGGCGCTCGAAGGCGAGACCGACCCCGAAGAGAAACGCCACATCATCGGCGAGCAGTTCATTCGGGAGTTCGAGGAGGTCGCCCGCGAGGTCGACGCCGACTACCTCGTCCAGGGGACCATCTACCCCGACCGCATCGAGAGCGAGGGGACCATCAAATCCCACCACAACGTCGGCGGGCTCCCCGAGCGCATCGACTTCGACGGCATCGTCGAGCCCATGCGGGACCTCTACAAGGACGAAGTACGGGAAGTCGCCCGCGAACTCGACCTCGAAGAGATCATCTCCGAGCGGATGCCGTTCCCCGGCCCCGGTCTCGCAGTGCGGATCATCGGCGAGGTCACCGAGGAGAAACTGGAGGTCGCCCGCGAGGCCAACCACGTCGTCGAGGAGGAACTCAAAGACCACGACCCGTGGCAGGCGCTCGCGGCGGTGCTGGGCAAGGCCACCGGCGTCAAGGGCGACAACCGCGTCCACGGCTGGGTCGTCGCCGTCCGTTCCGTCGAGAGCCGCGACGGCATGACCGCCCGCGCACAGGACGTCGACTGGGACACCCTCCAGCGCATCCAGTCGCGGATCACCGGCGAGAACGACAACGTCGCTCGCGTGCTGTACGACGTGACCCACAAGCCGCCGGCGACGATCGAATACGAGTAA
- the pyrG gene encoding glutamine hydrolyzing CTP synthase, translated as MPTEPETGYDETLGNKFVFVTGGVMSGLGKGITAASTGRLLSNAGFDVTAVKVDPYLNVDAGTMNPFQHGEVYVLKDGGEVDLDLGNYERFLDIDMTSKHNVTTGKVYQSVIEKERSGDYLGKTVQVIPHVTDDIKRRIREVAEGSDVCIIEVGGTVGDIEGMPYLEALRQFAHEEDEEDIQFVHVTLVPYSKNGEQKTKPTQHSVKELRSIGLQPDILVGRADDRLDPETKEKIALFCDVPTEAVFSNPDVPDIYQVPLMVEDEGLDEYVMERLGLADRALPESERHNEWRELVTQEQTGTVNVALVGKYGLEDAYLSIYESLKHAGLAHNVNVETEWIHAEELADGTDGQLDGMDAVVVPGGFGSRGTEGKMEAVRYARENDLPYLGLCLGFQLAVVEYARNVLGLEGAHSAELDEETAYPVIDILPEQEGVDDMGGTMRLGAHVTEIEADTLAAEIYGDDSCTERHRHRYEVNPEYIDDLEAAGLRFSGKSGRRMEILELPDHPYFVGTQFHPEFRSRPGRASPPFVGLLDAALDLQEGSGEDDATVAETEEVEV; from the coding sequence ATGCCGACGGAACCGGAGACAGGGTACGACGAAACTCTGGGGAACAAGTTCGTTTTCGTCACCGGGGGCGTCATGTCCGGGCTGGGCAAGGGTATCACGGCCGCCAGCACCGGGCGACTCCTCTCGAACGCCGGCTTCGACGTGACCGCGGTCAAGGTCGACCCGTATCTCAACGTCGACGCCGGGACGATGAACCCCTTCCAGCACGGGGAGGTGTACGTCCTCAAGGACGGCGGCGAGGTCGACCTCGATCTCGGGAACTACGAACGATTCCTCGACATCGACATGACCTCGAAGCACAACGTGACCACGGGCAAGGTCTATCAGTCCGTCATCGAGAAGGAACGCTCGGGCGACTACCTGGGCAAGACCGTCCAGGTCATCCCACACGTCACCGACGACATCAAGCGGCGCATCCGCGAGGTCGCCGAGGGCAGCGACGTGTGCATCATCGAGGTCGGCGGCACTGTCGGGGACATCGAGGGGATGCCCTACCTCGAAGCGCTCCGGCAGTTCGCCCACGAGGAAGACGAGGAGGACATCCAGTTCGTCCACGTTACCCTCGTGCCCTACTCGAAGAACGGCGAGCAGAAGACCAAGCCGACCCAGCACAGCGTCAAGGAGCTGCGCTCGATCGGCCTCCAGCCCGACATCCTTGTCGGCCGCGCCGACGACCGGCTCGACCCCGAGACCAAGGAGAAGATCGCCCTCTTTTGCGACGTGCCGACCGAGGCCGTCTTCTCGAACCCCGACGTGCCCGACATCTACCAGGTGCCGCTGATGGTCGAGGACGAGGGCCTCGACGAGTACGTCATGGAACGGCTCGGCCTCGCCGACCGCGCCTTGCCCGAATCGGAGCGCCACAACGAGTGGCGCGAGCTGGTCACGCAGGAACAGACCGGAACCGTCAACGTCGCGCTGGTCGGCAAGTACGGTCTCGAAGACGCCTATCTCTCCATCTACGAGTCGCTGAAACACGCCGGGCTGGCCCACAACGTCAACGTCGAGACCGAGTGGATCCACGCCGAGGAACTGGCCGACGGCACGGACGGGCAGCTCGACGGCATGGACGCCGTCGTCGTCCCCGGCGGGTTCGGGTCGCGGGGCACCGAGGGCAAGATGGAAGCGGTCCGCTACGCCCGCGAGAACGACCTCCCCTACCTGGGCCTCTGTCTGGGCTTCCAGCTCGCGGTCGTCGAGTACGCCCGGAACGTCCTCGGGCTGGAAGGCGCTCACTCCGCCGAACTCGACGAGGAGACGGCCTACCCGGTCATCGACATCCTCCCCGAGCAGGAGGGCGTCGACGACATGGGCGGGACGATGCGCCTCGGTGCGCACGTCACCGAGATCGAGGCAGACACGCTCGCGGCGGAGATCTACGGCGACGACAGCTGCACGGAACGGCACCGCCACCGCTACGAGGTCAACCCCGAGTACATCGACGACCTGGAAGCCGCTGGGCTGCGCTTCTCGGGCAAGTCCGGCCGCCGGATGGAGATCCTCGAACTCCCCGACCACCCCTACTTCGTCGGGACGCAGTTCCACCCCGAGTTCCGCTCGCGCCCCGGCCGGGCGAGCCCGCCGTTCGTCGGTCTGCTCGACGCGGCGCTGGATCTGCAGGAGGGGTCCGGTGAGGACGATGCGACCGTCGCGGAGACCGAGGAGGTGGAGGTCTGA
- a CDS encoding PQQ-like beta-propeller repeat protein, protein MDTSLRRRSLLRALGVAGGAALAGCPAGIGQSAAFEPGETDWPSARFGPRNAAVHPSAPGPGGDLSVAWTAGYREESDASARVGATSSPVVLDGTVFAAADVNDDSGWETVVSAFDLATGERQWERSLPVSDADGEGETSPARTLGSDGERLVVGTFSDGPGFAALSPADGETEWEASLETPYESPVTAEGGSLVVGDRLLATYDADDGSRESRYAPGEDPLWRNRYPPTVTGDTIFATAHDEIHAVDRESGERRWRLSNDFYTVLYQERGAPFNSPVVVDGVAYAVCGRVANRDTGGMVAVDIEDGSELWTAIPEGDDPANYEGEDDEFEQAAFYGMALVLDDTVYVQGMGRGEWGFFAVDTGDGSVERMDTDGGLVAADGFLYGATVEDGQLTASAVDPAADERVGSATVAQWENPRVGPQAVAGEYYVVATDEGLAAFGRN, encoded by the coding sequence ATGGACACGTCCCTCCGACGACGCTCGCTCCTCCGCGCGCTCGGTGTCGCCGGCGGTGCCGCCCTCGCCGGCTGTCCCGCGGGTATCGGCCAGTCGGCCGCGTTCGAACCCGGCGAGACCGACTGGCCGAGCGCTCGCTTCGGTCCCCGCAACGCGGCCGTCCACCCCTCCGCACCCGGGCCGGGCGGCGACCTCTCGGTGGCGTGGACGGCTGGCTACCGCGAGGAGTCCGACGCGTCCGCGAGAGTGGGCGCCACGTCCTCGCCGGTCGTCCTCGACGGGACGGTCTTCGCCGCCGCGGACGTCAACGACGACTCCGGCTGGGAGACTGTCGTCTCGGCGTTCGATCTGGCCACCGGCGAGCGCCAGTGGGAGCGGTCGCTCCCGGTGTCCGACGCGGACGGCGAGGGGGAGACCTCGCCGGCGCGGACGCTCGGCTCGGACGGCGAGCGTCTCGTCGTCGGAACGTTCTCGGACGGCCCCGGCTTCGCGGCGCTCTCGCCGGCCGACGGCGAGACCGAGTGGGAGGCGTCGCTGGAGACGCCGTACGAGTCGCCGGTCACGGCCGAGGGCGGCTCGCTGGTCGTCGGCGACCGGCTCCTGGCGACGTACGACGCGGACGACGGGAGCCGCGAGTCCCGCTACGCGCCGGGCGAGGACCCGCTCTGGCGCAATCGATACCCGCCGACGGTGACCGGTGACACGATATTCGCGACCGCGCACGACGAGATCCACGCCGTCGACCGCGAGAGCGGCGAACGGCGCTGGAGGTTGAGCAACGACTTCTACACCGTTCTCTATCAGGAACGGGGCGCGCCGTTCAACTCGCCGGTCGTCGTCGACGGCGTCGCCTACGCGGTCTGCGGGCGCGTCGCCAACCGTGACACCGGCGGGATGGTCGCCGTCGATATCGAGGACGGCTCGGAGCTGTGGACGGCGATCCCGGAGGGCGACGACCCCGCGAACTACGAGGGCGAAGACGACGAGTTCGAACAGGCCGCCTTCTACGGAATGGCGCTCGTCCTCGACGACACCGTCTACGTCCAGGGCATGGGACGCGGCGAGTGGGGATTTTTCGCCGTCGACACCGGCGACGGCTCCGTCGAGCGGATGGACACCGACGGCGGCCTCGTCGCGGCCGACGGCTTCCTCTACGGGGCCACCGTCGAGGACGGGCAACTGACCGCGAGCGCGGTCGACCCGGCGGCCGACGAACGGGTCGGCTCCGCGACGGTAGCGCAGTGGGAGAATCCGCGAGTCGGCCCCCAGGCCGTCGCCGGCGAGTACTACGTCGTCGCGACGGACGAAGGGCTCGCGGCGTTCGGGCGGAACTGA